The genomic stretch TCCGGACAGATCTATACCGATACCAAAGCTGGGAAAAAGTACAAAAGTGCCGCTCAGGGATTGATCACATTGGCCACCTATGGAGTGGGCATGTTGATAGGTTTCTGGATCGCTGGACAGATTACCGATTCACTTACCATGGAAGACGGTGCCCATGTCTGGGAAAGCATTTGGATCTATCCTGCAGCATTTGCAGCAGTGGTGTTTATACTATTTGCGTTGATATTCAAAAACGAAAAAGTAGAATATAAATCCTAGGTGACCGGGAATGCACATGCTCGGACATCCTTTGATTTAAATATGATCAAAATAGGACATAAGATTATAGATACAACCAAAATTAACTGAAACAAAAATGAAAAACGTAAACAAGAATCAGCTATTTCTAGCAGCCTGTATATCGCTGGTGGTCACATCCATGACCTTTGCCATTAGGGCTGGTATATTGACCCAATTAGGGGAGGAGTTCATGCTTTCCAATCAACAATTGGGTTGGATAAACAGTATGGGCTTTTTTGGATTCCCCATTGCCATGATCTTTGGCGGATTGCTCTACAATAAAATCGGAGCACGTAAACTTATGGTAACGGCATTTGTCTGCCATATGCTTGGGTTGATCCTAACTATAATGGCAGGAGGTTTTTGGACACTGATTATATCCACCTTCTTTATTGGCTTTGCCAATGGTTCGGTGGAAGCGGCCTGTAATCCAATGATCGCCGATATGTTCACCAAGAACAGGACGGCAATGCTGAACAGGTTCCACGTATGGTTCCCTGGAGGAATTGTGATCGGCTCACTTATCTCCAAGTTCATGACCGACTTTGGAATGGGTTGGCAATTACAGATTGCGGTAATGTTGATACCTACGCTTATCTATGGATATATGTTCTTTAAGCAACAGTTTCCGGAAAGCGAGCATATCGAAACGGATACCACCAAGAACATCAAAGGTCTGGCAGACCCGTTGTTCATTTTTATCATGTTGTGTATGACCCTTACTGCGATATCCGAATTTGGACCCCAGCAATGGGTAGAACGTATTTTGGGCAATTCTGGCGCGAGCCCCATGTTGGTGTTGGCCATGGTGACCGGTATTATGGCCATAGGACGATACTTTGCAGGGCCAATCGTACATAGGCTGAACCCCATAGGAGTGTTGGTCATGTCTGCCTTGATCACTACGGCAGCAGTGTATAGCATGAGCGTTGCCGAAGGTTCCATGATTTATCTGGC from Flagellimonas oceani encodes the following:
- a CDS encoding MFS transporter, giving the protein MKNVNKNQLFLAACISLVVTSMTFAIRAGILTQLGEEFMLSNQQLGWINSMGFFGFPIAMIFGGLLYNKIGARKLMVTAFVCHMLGLILTIMAGGFWTLIISTFFIGFANGSVEAACNPMIADMFTKNRTAMLNRFHVWFPGGIVIGSLISKFMTDFGMGWQLQIAVMLIPTLIYGYMFFKQQFPESEHIETDTTKNIKGLADPLFIFIMLCMTLTAISEFGPQQWVERILGNSGASPMLVLAMVTGIMAIGRYFAGPIVHRLNPIGVLVMSALITTAAVYSMSVAEGSMIYLAAVLFALGVCYFWPTMIGFTSEYLPKTGALGMSLVGGAGMFSTAIWQPVIGGWLDTAKETAISTGLADEVAELAAGKATLGKMMFFPLAVLILFSILFLFRKKLEERRVPQGHTEEEVV